In Microtus pennsylvanicus isolate mMicPen1 chromosome 17, mMicPen1.hap1, whole genome shotgun sequence, one genomic interval encodes:
- the Arpc2 gene encoding actin-related protein 2/3 complex subunit 2, translated as MILLEVNNRIIEETLALKFENAAAGNKPEAVEVTFADFDGVLYHISNPNGDKTKVMVSISLKFYKELQAHGADELLKRVYGSFLVNPESGYNVSLLYDLENLPASKDSIVHQAGMLKRNCFASVFEKYFQFQEEGKEGENRAVIHYRDDETMYVESKKDRVTVVFSTVFKDDDDVVIGKVFMQEFKEGRRASHTAPQVLFSHREPPLELKDTDAAVGDNIGYITFVLFPRHTNAAARDNTINLIHTFRDYLHYHIKCSKAYIHTRMRAKTSDFLKVLNRARPDAEKKEMKTITGKTFSSR; from the exons AAACAAACCAGAAGCTGTAGAAGTAACATTTGCAG ATTTTGATGGTGTCCTTTATCATATTTCAAATCCTAATGGAGACAAAACAAAAGTGATGGTCagtatttctttgaaattctacAAGGAACTTCAGGCACATGGTGCTGATGAG ttATTAAAGAGAGTATACGGGAGTTTCTTGGTTAACCCAGAATCAG GGTACAATGTTTCTTTGCTATATGACCTTGAAAATCTGCCTGCATCCAAGGATTCTATTGTGCATCAGGCTGGCATGTTGAAGCGAAATTGCTTTGCCTCTGTCTTTGAGAAATACTTCCAGTTCCAAGAAGAGggcaaggaaggagagaacagagcgGTTATCCATTACCGGGACGATGAGACCAT GTATGTTGAATCTAAAAAAGACAGAGTCACAGTAGTCTTCAGCACGGTGTTTAAGGATGACGACGATGTGGTCATTGGAAAGGTCTTCATGCAG GAGTTCAAAGAAGGACGAAGAGCCAGCCACACAGCCCCCCAGGTCCTTTTTAGCCACAGGGAACCTCCTCTAGAGCTGAAAGACACAGATGCTGCCGTGGGTGACAACATTGGCTACATCACCTTCG TGCTCTTTCCTCGCCACACCAATGCCGCTGCTCGAGACAACACCATCAACCTGATCCACACGTTCCGGGACTATCTGCACTACCACATTAAGTGCTCTAAG GCCTATATTCATACACGAATGCGAGCAAAAACATCTGACTTCCTTAAGGTGCTTAACCGTGCACGCCCAGATGccgagaaaaaagaaatgaaaacaatcac GGGGAAGACATTTTCGTCCCGCTAA